One Triticum dicoccoides isolate Atlit2015 ecotype Zavitan chromosome 5B, WEW_v2.0, whole genome shotgun sequence genomic window carries:
- the LOC119311402 gene encoding ankyrin repeat-containing protein At2g01680-like: MPSLLQATTPLIRSEQAMDLRQHTIQLGATHGAAATQPGDGGAMSSELYLAVCGGKKEEAMALLRRLHYGGAAADDRAAGIQQVSAKRNNVLHLAAEHGHAELIHDLVSFGGKSLLSAQNSALDTPLHCAARAGHCKAVSVLVQLALDYGDESALWCKNAAGDTALHLAARLGHGVAVEAMVSAASGLASEVNHAGVSPLYLAVMSRSVPAVRAITIRCRDASAAGPSSQNALHAAVFQGSEMVSLLLEWKPCGPSLASQADDTGSTPLHFASSDGDRSVVGAILSASPPCAVRVRDSGGLSALHVAAGMGHAHVARALMDACPDAAELQDDRGGTFVHAAARGGHSEVVRLAIKKPMLGGGGLLNTQDGDGNTPLHLAVAAREPAIAEALLWTGQVRADVTNSDGHTPLDLAAKSTDFYSMVSLVVTLTAFGAQFRPQRRDHVQRWDSRNIIKAIEKTSDSLAVVAVLVAGVAFTAANNLPGSYEQEGNVKGMAVLRSKTIFKCFLILDGVALVTSILAVVLLVYGKASRSARSWKSFAAALHCIWASLISMLLAFYAAIAAVTSTTGVYDIRVFVVNLVLVVLFIVLSAFVSPPVSHLIMCKFLWQCGLKGCRGVVRRRISQQYPVVGAFVFNLLLFRAAHYVILFAGFIIVSTLRGGSDVR; this comes from the exons ATGCCTTCGCTACTTCAGGCGACGACGCCTCTGATCCGATCGGAGCAGGCCATGGACCTCCGGCAGCACACCATCCAGCTCGGTGCGACTCATGGCGCAGCGGCGACGCAGCCGGGCGATGGCGGCGCGATGAGCTCCGAGCTGTACCTCGCCGTGTGCGGGGGGAAGAAGGAGGAGGCCATGGCGCTGCTTCGCCGGCTGCACTACGGCGGCGCTGCCGCGGATGATCGGGCTGCCG GCATACAACAGGTGAGCGCAAAGAGGAACAATGTTCTTCATTTAGCCGCGGAGCACGGGCACGCCGAGCTGATCCATGATCTCGTCAGCTTCGGGGGCAAGAGCCTGCTCTCTGCCCAGAACTCTGCTCTGGACACGCCTCTGCACTGCGCGGCGAGGGCGGGGCACTGCAAGGCCGTGTCCGTCCTCGTCCAGCTCGCGCTGGACTACGGAGATGAGAGCGCGCTGTGGTGCAAGAACGCGGCCGGGGACACGGCCCTTCATCTGGCAGCGAGGCTCGGCCATGGCGTGGCGGTGGAGGCCATGGTCTCCGCGGCGTCCGGGCTGGCCTCTGAGGTCAACCACGCGGGCGTGTCGCCGCTGTACCTGGCGGTGATGAGCAGGTCGGTGCCCGCCGTCAGAGCGATAACGATCAGGTGCCGGGACGCGTCGGCCGCCGGCCCGAGCTCGCAGAACGCGCTGCATGCCGCCGTCTTCCAGGGCTCAG AAATGGTTAGCCTGCTGCTGGAGTGGAAGCCATGCGGCCCATCCCTCGCTAGCCAAGCGGACGACACGGGCAGCACCCCGCTCCATTTCGCCTCCTCCGACGGCGACCGCTCCGTCGTAGGTGCCATCCTGAGCGCGTcgccgccgtgcgcggtgcgcgtgAGGGACTCCGGCGGCCTCTCCGCTCTCCACGTCGCGGCGGGGATGGGCCACGCCCACGTCGCCAGGGCGCTGATGGACGCCTGCCCGGACGCTGCCGAGCTCCAGGACGACCGCGGCGGAACCTTCGTACACGCCGCGGCCAGGGGAGGCCACTCCGAGGTGGTGCGGCTCGCCATCAAGAAGCCGATGCtgggcggcggcggcctcctgaACACGCAGGACGGGGACGGCAACACGCCTCTCCACCTGGCCGTGGCCGCGCGCGAGCCGGCCATCGCGGAGGCCCTGCTGTGGACGGGCCAAGTGCGAGCCGACGTGACGAACAGCGACGGCCACACGCCGCTGGACCTCGCCGCGAAATCGACCGATTTCTACTCCATGGTAAGCCTGGTGGTGACACTGACGGCGTTCGGGGCGCAGTTCCGTCCGCAGAGGCGGGACCACGTGCAGCGATGGGACAGCCGCAACATAATAAAGGCGATCGAGAAGACGTCAGACAGCCTCGCGGTggtcgccgtcctcgtcgccggcgtggcctTCACCGCCGCCAACAACCTCCCCGGGTCGTACGAGCAGGAGGGGAACGTAAAGGGGATGGCGGTCCTCCGGAGCAAGACCATCTTCAAATGCTTCCTCATCCTGGACGGCGTCGCCCTGGTGACCTCCATCCTCGCGGTGGTCCTGCTCGTCTACGGCAAGGCCTCGCGCTCCGCCCGGTCGTGGAAGAGCTTCGCGGCGGCGCTGCACTGCATCTGGGCGTCCCTGATCAGCATGCTCCTCGCCTTCTACGCGGCCATCGCAGCCGTGACGAGCACCACGGGGGTCTACGACATCAGGGTCTTCGTCGTGAACCTCGTCCTCGTCGTGCTGTTCATCGTGCTCTCCGCCTTTGTCAGCCCTCCGGTGTCGCACCTCATAATGTGCAAGTTCCTGTGGCAATGTGGCCTCAAAGGATGCCGAGGTGTCGTCCGCAGGCGTATCAGCCAGCAGTATCCGGTCGTGGGCGCCTTCGTCTTCAACCTGCTTCTGTTCAGGGCTGCGCATTATGTCATACTGTTTGCCGGCTTCATCATTGTCTCCACCTTGCGGGGCGGCTCCGATGTTCGCTAG